GCCCAAAGGAAACTTTTTTGTCTCAATTCAAACGCCGATGGAAAGAATTGAAATGACGCATACATGAACGGCAACTGAATCAAGGCTGGAATACAACCCGCCATCGGATTTACACCGGCTTTGTTGTACAACTTCATGGTTTCTTGTTGCTTTTTCATTGGGTCTTTTTTGAATTTTTCTCCCAATTCGGCAATTTCAGGACGCAATACTTTCATTTTGGCTTGAGACAAAAATGATTTAAAAGTAATAGGCGACATGGCAATTTTAATCAACACTGTGAAAATAATAATTGCAATTCCGTAAGCAATGTATGAACTCAAAAATCCAAATAATGGGATGAAGATGAATTTATTAATCCATCCAAAAATTCCCCATCCTAATGAAATGATTTTCTCTAAATTCTTATCGTAACTGTGTAAGGTTTTATAATCTGTTGGTCCCATGTACCAATTCATTTTATAATCCAATTCCCCGTTGGTAAACGCTAAAGGAATTTCAGCCGTAAATTGTTTGGTATAAGTGGTATCTATTGCTTCATCTTTAACCAAATTTGAAGAAACTAATTTAGACGATGCAAAAGGTGTATTTGTTAATAAAATAGTAGAGAAAAAGTGTTGTTTAAAAGCTACGAAAGTAGTCTTTTCAGCATTTTCTTCTTTATTTTCACCTTGCCCCACATAATCAATTTTACCTTCTTGGTGCTCAAAATACACTTCTGTATATCGATTCTCGTAAGAAATACTTTTCTCATTTCTGTAGGTTTTCATACTCCATTGTAAATCCAATGGCTTGGCTGTATTTAGCACTTTATTCAACCCTTGAGAACGAACGTCAAAACCAATCATGTAATCGTTTGGTTTTAGTATGTACTTGTATTCCAAAAATTCGTTAGCACCTGCTTTCAATTTCATGGAAAGAATTTGATCCTGTCCCACTTTTGAAATAGTAGGTTCAAAATACAAATCTTTAGTATTTAACGTTCTGTTATCAGAAGTTTGCAAAGCAATATTCAAATTAGCATTGTTGTCTTTAATCAACTCCACTAATTGCCCAGAACCTTTTTTGAATTTTTCGTGTTGTTTTAAAATCGCTTCAACAATAAAACCACCTTTATTAGCGATTTTCAATTTAACCACCTGATTTTCTATAGTAGTAAAATCGCCTTTAGCTGATGGTAAAGTAGCTGAATAAGCAAAGTTTCCTAAGGTTTTTTGCAATTGAACTAATTGAGTTGAATCGCCTGTTGCTGCAACAGCCACAGCCGCCTTCTCAATTGATTTTAGTTCCAACGCTTTAGCTTTAGCTGCTTTGGCAACCAATTCTTTTTGTGCTTTCTCAGCCGCAATCACTTTCGGATCGGGTTGATTTTGATACATAATCCAAATCAAGATTCCGAAAATCAATACAAAACCAACGATCGAATTAATGTCTAATTTTTTTTGTTCCATTTTATTTTAAAAATAGTTGATGTTATAGAAACTAGGTTCTATTATTTTTTCTTTGCTTGAACGGCAGCGGCCACAAAATTCACAAAAATTGGATGTGGATTGGCTACAGTACTTTTGTATTCTGGGTGGTATTGTACACCTATAAAAAACGGATGATCTTCAATTTCGACAATTTCTACTAATCCCGTTTGAGGATTCGTTCCAGAAGCCTTTAATCCTGCTTTTTCCAATTGGCTTACATAAGCACTATTGAATTCATAACGGTGACGGTGACGCTCTGAAATAGAAGTTGTTCCATAAATTTTATGAGCCAAAGTACCTGCTTTAATATTGCAATTCCAAGCACCTAAACGCATGGTGCCGCCTTTATCGGTAACCGTTTTTTGTTCTTCCATCAAGTTCACCACTGGATTAGAAGTAGTATCGTTCATCTCGGTTGAATTGGCATCTGAAAGACCCAATACATTTCTTGAATATTCGATTACTGACATTTGCATTCCCAAACAAATTCCGAAAAACGGAATTTTATTTTCACGTACATAACGTACTGTCTCAATCTTTCCTTCAATACCTCTTTCACCAAAACCAGGCGCTACTAAAACAGCATCTAAACCTGCTAATTTTTCATTCACATTTGAAGCATCTATGAATTCCGAATGAAGTGAAATGACATTGACCTTGGTTTCATTTGCAGCCCCTGCGTGAATAAAGGCTTCCAAAATAGATTTATAACAATCTTGCATTTCAACATATTTCCCAACCAAACCAATATTTACGGTATGTTTTGGGTTTTTCAATCGCTTCAAAAACGTATTCCAATTTTTCAAATCGGGAGCGGCTTTCTTAGGTAAATCTAATTTTTTCAACGCCACAACATCCAATCCTTCTTCAAGCATTAAGTTGGGCACTTCGTATATGGTAGACGCATCAATTGATTGAATAACCGCCTCTCTTTTTACATTACAAAACAAGGCTAATTTATTGCGAATTTCATCCGAAATCTCGTGTTCTGTTCTACACACCAAGATGTCCGCTTTGATTCCGCTTTCCATCAAGGTTTTTACGGAGTGTTGGGTTGGTTTCGTTTTCAATTCTCCAGCAGCAGCCAAATAAGGCACTAAGGTTAAATGAATTACAATTCCGTTATTTTCTCCCAATTCCCAAACTAATTGACGAACAGATTCAATGTATGGCAAGGATTCAATATCACCCACAGTACCCCCGATTTCAGTAATCACAATATCATAATCACCTGATTTACCAAGCAATTGCATTCTGTCTTTAATTTCGTTGGTAATATGAGGAACCACTTGCACCGTTTTACCTAAAAATTCGCCACGACGCTCTTTTTCAATCACCGAAAGATAGATTCTACCTGTGGTTACATTATTCGCTTGAGAAGTAGGCACATTCAAGAAACGCTCGTAGTGACCTAAATCCAAATCGGTTTCTGCACCATCATCGGTAACATAACATTCTCCGTGTTCGTATGGATTTAGAGTTCCTGGGTCCACATTGATGTAAGGATCGAACTTTTGAATAGTCGTTCTATATCCTCTAGCTTGTAATAATTTCGCCAAGGAAGCTGCAATAATCCCCTTCCCTAAAGAAGAAGTTACACCGCCAGTAACAAAAATATATTTCGTTTGATTCATTCTGTGTTAGTTTGTATTGTAGTTGTGTAAAAAACGTCGCAAAAATACAATTATAAATTGAGAAAATGCGAATTTAAAATTGTGAAAATATTAAATTTTATGCTATTCAATCCTTTCATTATCATTCCAAAATTGAACTAAATTTTTGATCAAATTGGTTTTGGATATTTCTTTTTTATGTTGCGAATTAAATCTTCTAATCCGTTTAATTTTAATTCGTAAACCAATTGTAATTGCTGACCTAACTCGCCTTTTGGAAATCCTTTATTATTGTACCAAACCACATAATATTCAGGCAACTCAATTAAATGCCAACCTTCGTATTTCCCAAAAGGCATTTTAGTATGCGCTAGTTTAATAAGTTGTTTTTGGTTATTTTCCATTTGGATTTTACTTTGCTTCTTTGACAGTCAAATCGGCATCGTAATACAAAATATACCATCCTTTATTAGCAAAACCACCCGTTTCATTTTTAAAATAATCAAACTTGCTTTCCACTTGTTCAGTCACTTGATTGGCACTTTCCATAAATCCATTAGGTTGAGACAAACGCATCAATGCATCAAAAGTGACATCAAAACCACGTATAGCAAATGAGTTGGGAGTTACTTTATTTATTAATTTGAAATTCTTTTCGAATAACATCGCTTCAGTACTACTATTTTCTCGAGTCATGGAAGGATACATCAATTTCAATTTCACTAAATCAGCAAACTCGATCTCATCTGTATTTAAAGTTTCATTGGTCTCCAAAATTACAAGTTGCACATTGAACCACTGCTGAACGCTCAACAAAGCAGTCATAGTAGCTTTAATCATACTGGTATTAGCGGTTTCCATCACCACATAATTGATTTTGTTTTTTACTAACAAGCCTTTTAAACTAAGTACATTCAAAGCTCCTGTTGCATCCAAGGCGGCAAATCGAACGTCTTTTTGATTCTCAAGAATGTATTTTTTAACCGATACTTTTTTCTTATCTACTACTGCAATAATATTTCCTTTTTTGGACCGCATAAAATCAAAAATAGCAGAACGAATTAGGTTTGGTGAAGTAATAGTTTGAAATAAATTAGGGTAGGATTTCCCCAATTCTTTTGATAAAGGCGAAATAACTGCCACTTGATTAGCACTCAAAAATTCGGCTGTTTTCTCAACATTAGCCTGATAAAATGGTCCAATGACTGCTCCAAAAGTTGCTAGTTGATTATCTGCGATTAGTTTAGCAACATTCGAACTATTTTTGTTTTCCTCCGAATCAAAAACACTTACATCTACTGAAATACCCAATTGTTTGGCAGAATCAATTGCCATTACTGCTCCGGAATAAAAATCCAGCGTCATATTTAGAAACTTATCTTTCTTCAATCGGTCTGCAATAGTATTTACAGTATCGTTTTGCAACTTGGTTATATTAAAAGGCAACAACAAAGCCAGTTTTTTGGATTGATTGACCAAAGGTTTTTCCTGCTGCAAAATGTTTGTTGAAGTCGTAGCGGTAGTGATTTCTTGTGCAACAATAGTATTGGTAAACAAAAGCACCACAACCAGTATTTTTAATAAATAATTCATTTTATTTTGTTTTACAACCATTCCTTTATAACCATCGAACGGTATCAAATTTAGAACAAAATCTGATACCGTTTCAATAAATAATTTCAATTTAAGTACACTTTATTCCCACTCAATTGTGGCAGGTGGTTTTGAACTAATATCATACACCACACGGTTTACCCCTTTTACTTTATTGATAATTTCATTCGAAATTTTCATCAAGAAATCATAGGGTAAATGAACCCAGTCAGCCGTCATACCATCAGTTGATTCTACAGCACGAAGCGCTACTACTTTTTCGTAAGTACGTTCATCACCCATAACTCCAACACTGTTTACAGGCAATAAAATTGCTCCTGCTTGCCAAACTTTATCGTACAATCCCCAAGATTTCAATCCATCGATAAATACCGCATCTACATCTTGTAAAATTTGTACTTTTTCTGGAGTGATATCTCCTAAGATTCGGATGGATAATCCTGGTCCTGGGAAAGGATGTCTTCCTAATAATTCCGGATCAATTCCTAAAGTAGCCCCCACTCTTCGCACTTCATCTTTGAAAAGCATGCGCAAAGGTTCTACAATTTGTAATTTCATATAATCTGGTAATCCACCCACATTGTGGTGCGATTTGATTGTAGCTGAAGGTCCTTTAACCGAAACCGATTCGATAACATCTGGATAAATAGTTCCTTGAGCCAACCATTTTACATCTTCGATCAAATGCGATTCGTCATCAAAAACTTCGATGAAAACACGTCCGATAATTTTACGTTTGGTTTCTGGATCGCTTACTCCTGCCAATTCCGACAAGAAACGATCACCTGCATCTACTCCTTTTACGTTCAATCCCATTCCTTTGTATTGATTCAATACATTTTGGAATTCGTTTTTACGAAGCAAACCATTATTAACGAAAATACAATATAAGTTTTTTCCAATGGCTTGGTGTAATAAAACTGCCGCAACAGTTGAATCTACGCCACCTGAAAGACCTAAAACTACTTTGTCATCTTGTAATTTTTCTTTCAATTCGGACACCATATCAGTAACAAAAGCATTAGGAGTAAAGTTTTGAGGCACCTCAGCAATGTTCACCAAAAAGTTCTCCAACATTTTAGTTCCTTCTGTCGAATGAAATACTTCTGGATGGTATTGAATTGCATAGGTTGTTTCACCTTCAATTCGGTAAGCCGCAAATTCTACATCATGTGTACTAGCTAATTTAATACCGTTAGTTGGTAATACTTTAATACTATCACTATGACTCATCCAAACCTGACTGTTTGGTGAAATACCTTGAAAGAAAACTTCGTCTTCTTTAATATAAGAAAGATTTGCTCTTCCGTATTCTCTTGTATTGGATGCAGCTACTTCGCCACCACTAAAATGGGCTAAATATTGCGCTCCGTAACATACCGCAAGCATTGGCAATTTACCTCTAATTTGAGACAAATCAGGATGTGGTGCATCTTCTGCGCGAACCGAAAATGGACTTCCACCCAAAATTACGGCTTTGTAGGGAGATAAATCGGTTGGAAAATTGTTGTAAGGAAAAATTTCGCAGAATATATTTAATTCGCGAACTCTACGCGCAATAAGCTGTGTGTATTGCGACCCGAAATCTAAAATAAGTACGTTGTGTTGCATGCGCAAAAATACTTTTAAAATTCGGAATTGAAAAATGGATTTTGAAAAAAATATATTTTTATTCTTTGACCAATAAAATCGTTGCTTTAAAGCCTGTTCCAAGGTTCCATTGGCTTGCAGAAATCAAACTACCCTTATCGTCATAGACCCTAAATTCAGCAGTATTGGGACCTGAAGTTCCTTGATTTAATGCTTCAAAATCAATTTTGTTAAACCCTTTTTCAAGCACGATCTCAAAACCTTTAAAAGCACTTTCAAGTGAAACAAAAGTCTCGATTACTTTATCATTTAAATAAACCCGAATATGATCACCATCAACCGCTGCAGCATCTCGATACATAACCCTTGCTTTATTGGCTTTGATTCTAAAATCACCCAAATTTTGATTTCTTCGGTACTCCATTTCTCCGGGATCATCCTCTTTTTTATTCAATCGCGCTTCTACTTCTCCACCGGGTTTGATAAATTCATTTTTTTGAATCATCGAAAAAGTATTGGTTTGTCCTAACTGATACGATTTGGCAGGAGCCGGTTTAGTAAATTGTGCTTCTGGACTATTAAAAACATTGGGCGCTTTAATAGAGGGAATATCGGAATTTGTAGGTGCTACTTTTTTGGGTTCAACCGCTTTTTTTGGAGCAATTGGAAACTTTCCTACAGGAATTGCCTTGAACTTTGCAGTGAACTCACTTTGCGCTTGACTATGCCATGCCCAAGCTATAAATACAATACAAAGTAATAGTCGTTTCATTTTTTTACCTAACTGATAGTCTTATGCTCACAAAAATAGTATAAATACCTTTTATGGTTCATTAATTAGAAAATTCTTAACAAAATCCAGTTGTAAAATTCTAACAAATGACTCCAAAAGACTTTGTTATGTAACCTCTTTTGTCAGAAAACAAAATCACTAATTCATCTCATTATCGTAAATTGCGCCACTTAATTTAAGTTGTAAAACAAACAAAATGGAAAGAAAAAATATCCTAACAGGCTCCCCATGGGAAGATAAAATGGGTTATTGTCGTGCCGTTCGCATTGGCAATATCATTGAAGTATCAGGAACCGTTGCTATCGTTGATGGCGAAAAAGTAAAAGCTGACGACGCGTACGCACAAACGTTAAATATTTTAGAACGGGTAGAAAAAGTTTTAGAAGACCTAAATACCAGTATGAAAGACGTTATTCGTACTCGTATTTTTACCACTGACATTACTACTTTTGAAGCAGTAGCAACAGCACACTCAACTTTTTTTAAAGACATTAAACCAACTACTGGTTTTTATGAAATAAGTAAACTAGTCGCTCCAGAGTATTTGGTGGAAATTGAATTTACCGCAGTTGTTGCGGCCTAATTCAAATTAGACGAAGTATAAAACAAAGCCGTAACGAATTTGTGTACGGCTTTTTTTATGCGATTCATTTTTGATTCATGAAATTAAACTATTTTTGAACCCAATCCATCATGCACTAAAAATGAACTTTAAAAATACTTTTCGTCTCTCCCTGCAATGGCTCATCATTTGTACTTTGATAGGATTGTTTTCAGGTTCAGCATCGGCATTCTTTTTAGTCACTTTAGAATGGGTTACTCAGATTAGAGAAAATCATAATTGGATTATTTGGCTGTTGCCAATTGGAGGTTTTTGCATTGGTTTACTGTATCACTTTTACGGCACATCCGTGGTTAAAGGCAATAATTTACTTTTAGAAGAATACGAAAATCCGCAACAAGCCATTCCTTTCAAAATGGCGCCATTGGTTCTCATAGGTACATTAATTACTCATTTGGTTGGAGGATCAGCGGGACGCGAAGGAACGGCAGTACAAATAGGTGGCGCTATTGCCGACCGATTTTCAAATTGGTTCCAATTGGATAAAACAGACCGAAGAACGATCCTGATTTTAGGAATTAGTGCTGGGTTTGCTTCTGTGTTCGGAACACCTCTAGCAGGTGCTTTATTCGCTTTGGAAGTGGTATACTTTAGTAAAATCAATTTCAAAAGTGTAGTTTTATCTTTTGTAGTGGCTTTTGTAGCCTATTATACCGTAGAATTCTGGCAAGTCGAACACACACAATATAGTGTTCCAATTCTTCCAAAAATTAACGGAATCAATTTAGTTTGGACAATTGGAACCGGAATTCTATTTGGCTTTGCCGCCTTATTATTTTCAAGAACGACACATTTTTGGAATCAATTATTTTCAAAATACATTCAATATGCACCAATTCGACCGTTAGTTGGCGGAATTATTTTAGCTGTAAGCATTTATTGTATTGGAACAACAAAATACATAGGATTGGGAGTTCCTGAAATAATGAAAGCTTTTTCAACTCCCAACGAATCCTATGATTTTCTCTTAAAAATACTATTCACCGGTTTTACATTAGGCGCAGGATTTAAAGGTGGCGAAGTCACTCCGCTTTTCTTTGTAGGCGCTACTCTAGGAAGTGCTTTATCAGGAATAGTTCCAATGCCAATAGCATTGTTAGTAGGCATGGGATTTGTTGCTGTTTTTTCGGGAGCCACCCACACACCGATTGCCTGTACAGTGATGGGCATGGAACTCTTTGGAATTGAAAGTGGGATTTTTATTGGAATTGCTTGCGTTGTAGCCTATTTTTCTTCGGGGTCTATTGGAATATATGCATCGCAAATTGTAAAAGGACCAAAATACCATTTTTACCAAAAAATAAATCGCTTTCGATTGGACCTTTTTTAGTCTTGTGAAAAAGAGGTTAAATAGTTAACTAATTTTTCGTTTAAATTAAAAAAATGTAATTTCGCAATCTATGAAAACACAAGACATACAAGCGATTCAGGAGTTGTTAGCTACTCCAAAAAAAATTGCCATAATTCCACACCGTGGACCCGATGGAGATGCCATGGGTTCTACCCTAGGTTTGTACCATTTTTTACTTAAAAATAACCACCAACCTACTGTGATTTCGCCCAACGAAATGCCACACTTTTTAGAGTGGCTTCCGGGAGCAAACACTGTAAAAATATACGAAAAAGACAAAGCGACTTGTACCCAAATTTTAGAAGAAGCTGAAGTTGTTTTCACTTTAGATTTCAACGCTTTGCACCGTACCGGTGAAATGGAAACGGTTTTAAGTACACTTACTGCTCCCTTTATCATGATTGATCACCATCAATTTCCTGATAATTATGCAACCTTTACTTATTCGGATATCAATTTTGGTTCTACTTGCGAAATGCTGTATAACTTCATTTGCTTTTTAGGTAAAAAAGCAGATATTGACGAAAACATCGGAACTTGCATTTATACTGGAATTCTAACTGATTCGGGATCTTTTCGTTTTCCAAAAACCACCGGAACTACTCACCGAATCATTGCCGAATTAATTGATTTAGGCGTAAAAAATACTGTGATACCAACCTTACTTTTTGATAATAGTTCGTTTGGACGATTACAAATTTTGGGTCGTGCTTTACAAAACATGAAGGTGTATACAGAGCACAAAACAGCTTATACTTATTTGACACAAGACGAACTGGATTCTTTTGATCATGTTAAAGGAGACACAGAAGGTATTGTCAATTATGGATTAAGCATCAAAGGCATTATTTTTACTGCGATTTTCATTGAGAATAAAGACGAAAAGATTATTAAAATATCGTTCCGTTCCCAAGGCGATTTTGATGTCAATCAGTTTGCAAGAGATCATTTCAATGGTGGGGGTCATATCAATGCTGCTGGAGGAAAATCAGAAAATGCTATGGAAGATACCCTTAAAAAGTTTGAAGATTTAGTTAGAAACCTACCTATTTAAACCATGAAAAAATTAATTTTTACAATAGGAGTTACTATTCTTTTAGCAACCACTAGTTGCCACAAAAACCAAGAAGCTCGAAAACCAATCTCGCATAGCTCAGGTTCTTTTATGAAAGAATCTGTGAATCGCAACAAAAAATTAATTGCTGGGGAAGAAGCTGAAATTGCGCGCGTGATTCGTCAAAACAAAAAAGTAAAGTTTATCGCTTCAACTAAAGGATTTTGGTATTCCTATATAATTACGAATAAAAAAGATACGCTCTCTCCCAAAAAAGGAGATGTAGCTTTATTCGATTATGAAGTTAAAGATCTTAAAGGACGTGTTATTTATTCTAAAAGCGAGTTGGGCCCACAAACTTATTTTGTTGACAAACAGAATATAATGACCGGACTTAGAGAAGGAATCAAGTTAATGCACCGAAATGAAAAAATTAATTTCCTTTTCACCTCAACTATTGCTTACGGATATCATGGAGACAATAAAAAAATTGGAACCAACAAACCGCTTCTCTGTATTGTAACTCTTCGCGATTTTATGTCGGAAGCCAATTATGACCAAAAAATGAAAGCCAACTCAAATACTGTTGCTGAAACTCAAAACGATTCTATAACCAACTAATTATACAATGAAAAAACGTTTTTTATTTGCCTTAGCCATTATTGCTTCTTTGTACTCTTGTAAAGAAGAAAACAACAATTTACCTGATGGTTTGTATGCCAAAATTGAAACCAATAAAGGAGAAATTATTGTACAATTGGATTATGAAAAAGCGCCCATTACCGTAGCAAATTTTGTAACACTTGCCGAAGGTAAAAACGAATTTGTTACCAATGAAAATATCAAAAATAGACCTTTTTATGACGGATTGAAATTTCACCGTGTAATTGAAAATTTCATGATCCAAGGTGGCGATCCACTTGGAACAGGTTCTGGAGATGCAGGATACAAATTCAAGGATGAAATTACAGACGCTCGATTTGATAAAGCTGGTGTTTTGGCTATGGCCAATAATGGACCAGCAACCAACAGCAGTCAGTTTTTTATTACTCATCTTGAAACGCCTTGGCTAGATGGAAAACACACCATTTTCGGTCATGTTGTGGGTAACGGAATGGAAGCAGTGAACAAGATTTTGCAAGATGATTATATGAGTAAAGTAACAATCATTCGAAATGGAGATGCTGCTAAAAAGTTTGATGCGGTAAAAGTATTCCATAACTTTTTTATTGCAGAAGCTGAAAACCAAAAAAAACAAGCTAGCATTGACGCAGAAAACAAACGTGTTTTTAACCAAAAGTACAAATCAGTAATTGAGGCGAAACTTAAATATTTTGCAGCATTAAAAGCCAAAGCAACTAAAACGAAATCAGGTTTAGAATTTGTTATTACCCAAAAAAGTGGTGGAAAAAAACCCAAAATTGGAACTGGAATCTTTATCCATTACGCAGGCTTTTTGGAAAACGGAACTTTGTTTGATAGTAGTATCGAAAGTGTTTGCAAGACGTTTGGTACATTTGATGCTAACAGAGCAGCTCAAAACGGCTACCTAGCTATTCCTTTTCAAGCTGGTAGAAAAGACGGAATGATTCCTGGATTTATTGAGGGAATTGAACAATTATCTTATGGAGATAAAGCCGTATTATTTATTCCATCTAAATTAGGATTTGCAGAAGCTGGCGCTGGAGAAGTGATTCCGCCCAATGCGAATCTTATTTTTGAAGTTGAATTAATGACACCGAAAAATTAAATCTTAAAAATTAAACCTGATGAAATATCAATTAGTAGCATTCTTGTTTTTAGGAATCGTAAGTATTCAAGCACAAAAATTAAAAAAAGGCCTTCCTGCAAAAAAACCAGCCATCGCACAAATGGCGAATACAACAATAAATGATGGAATTTTTGCCTCAATTCTTACCAATAAAGGAACTATTGTTATCCAATTGGAATACCAAAAAACTCCGGTTACTGTGGCCAATTTTATTAGTTTAGCTGAAGGTAAAAATCCTTTTGTAACCAATGAAAAAGTTAAAGGCAAGCCTTTTTATGACGGATTAACTTTTCATAGAGTAATTAACAACTTCATGATCCAAGGAGGTGACCCTGCCGGGAATGGTACTGGAGGTCCGGGTTATACTTTTAAAGATGAGTTTACCGATTTAAAACACAACAAAGGTGGTATTCTT
This sequence is a window from Flavobacterium ammoniigenes. Protein-coding genes within it:
- a CDS encoding DHH family phosphoesterase, with amino-acid sequence MKTQDIQAIQELLATPKKIAIIPHRGPDGDAMGSTLGLYHFLLKNNHQPTVISPNEMPHFLEWLPGANTVKIYEKDKATCTQILEEAEVVFTLDFNALHRTGEMETVLSTLTAPFIMIDHHQFPDNYATFTYSDINFGSTCEMLYNFICFLGKKADIDENIGTCIYTGILTDSGSFRFPKTTGTTHRIIAELIDLGVKNTVIPTLLFDNSSFGRLQILGRALQNMKVYTEHKTAYTYLTQDELDSFDHVKGDTEGIVNYGLSIKGIIFTAIFIENKDEKIIKISFRSQGDFDVNQFARDHFNGGGHINAAGGKSENAMEDTLKKFEDLVRNLPI
- the guaA gene encoding glutamine-hydrolyzing GMP synthase, whose translation is MQHNVLILDFGSQYTQLIARRVRELNIFCEIFPYNNFPTDLSPYKAVILGGSPFSVRAEDAPHPDLSQIRGKLPMLAVCYGAQYLAHFSGGEVAASNTREYGRANLSYIKEDEVFFQGISPNSQVWMSHSDSIKVLPTNGIKLASTHDVEFAAYRIEGETTYAIQYHPEVFHSTEGTKMLENFLVNIAEVPQNFTPNAFVTDMVSELKEKLQDDKVVLGLSGGVDSTVAAVLLHQAIGKNLYCIFVNNGLLRKNEFQNVLNQYKGMGLNVKGVDAGDRFLSELAGVSDPETKRKIIGRVFIEVFDDESHLIEDVKWLAQGTIYPDVIESVSVKGPSATIKSHHNVGGLPDYMKLQIVEPLRMLFKDEVRRVGATLGIDPELLGRHPFPGPGLSIRILGDITPEKVQILQDVDAVFIDGLKSWGLYDKVWQAGAILLPVNSVGVMGDERTYEKVVALRAVESTDGMTADWVHLPYDFLMKISNEIINKVKGVNRVVYDISSKPPATIEWE
- a CDS encoding voltage-gated chloride channel family protein, with protein sequence MNFKNTFRLSLQWLIICTLIGLFSGSASAFFLVTLEWVTQIRENHNWIIWLLPIGGFCIGLLYHFYGTSVVKGNNLLLEEYENPQQAIPFKMAPLVLIGTLITHLVGGSAGREGTAVQIGGAIADRFSNWFQLDKTDRRTILILGISAGFASVFGTPLAGALFALEVVYFSKINFKSVVLSFVVAFVAYYTVEFWQVEHTQYSVPILPKINGINLVWTIGTGILFGFAALLFSRTTHFWNQLFSKYIQYAPIRPLVGGIILAVSIYCIGTTKYIGLGVPEIMKAFSTPNESYDFLLKILFTGFTLGAGFKGGEVTPLFFVGATLGSALSGIVPMPIALLVGMGFVAVFSGATHTPIACTVMGMELFGIESGIFIGIACVVAYFSSGSIGIYASQIVKGPKYHFYQKINRFRLDLF
- a CDS encoding RidA family protein gives rise to the protein MERKNILTGSPWEDKMGYCRAVRIGNIIEVSGTVAIVDGEKVKADDAYAQTLNILERVEKVLEDLNTSMKDVIRTRIFTTDITTFEAVATAHSTFFKDIKPTTGFYEISKLVAPEYLVEIEFTAVVAA
- a CDS encoding CTP synthase — protein: MNQTKYIFVTGGVTSSLGKGIIAASLAKLLQARGYRTTIQKFDPYINVDPGTLNPYEHGECYVTDDGAETDLDLGHYERFLNVPTSQANNVTTGRIYLSVIEKERRGEFLGKTVQVVPHITNEIKDRMQLLGKSGDYDIVITEIGGTVGDIESLPYIESVRQLVWELGENNGIVIHLTLVPYLAAAGELKTKPTQHSVKTLMESGIKADILVCRTEHEISDEIRNKLALFCNVKREAVIQSIDASTIYEVPNLMLEEGLDVVALKKLDLPKKAAPDLKNWNTFLKRLKNPKHTVNIGLVGKYVEMQDCYKSILEAFIHAGAANETKVNVISLHSEFIDASNVNEKLAGLDAVLVAPGFGERGIEGKIETVRYVRENKIPFFGICLGMQMSVIEYSRNVLGLSDANSTEMNDTTSNPVVNLMEEQKTVTDKGGTMRLGAWNCNIKAGTLAHKIYGTTSISERHRHRYEFNSAYVSQLEKAGLKASGTNPQTGLVEIVEIEDHPFFIGVQYHPEYKSTVANPHPIFVNFVAAAVQAKKK
- the yidC gene encoding membrane protein insertase YidC, translating into MEQKKLDINSIVGFVLIFGILIWIMYQNQPDPKVIAAEKAQKELVAKAAKAKALELKSIEKAAVAVAATGDSTQLVQLQKTLGNFAYSATLPSAKGDFTTIENQVVKLKIANKGGFIVEAILKQHEKFKKGSGQLVELIKDNNANLNIALQTSDNRTLNTKDLYFEPTISKVGQDQILSMKLKAGANEFLEYKYILKPNDYMIGFDVRSQGLNKVLNTAKPLDLQWSMKTYRNEKSISYENRYTEVYFEHQEGKIDYVGQGENKEENAEKTTFVAFKQHFFSTILLTNTPFASSKLVSSNLVKDEAIDTTYTKQFTAEIPLAFTNGELDYKMNWYMGPTDYKTLHSYDKNLEKIISLGWGIFGWINKFIFIPLFGFLSSYIAYGIAIIIFTVLIKIAMSPITFKSFLSQAKMKVLRPEIAELGEKFKKDPMKKQQETMKLYNKAGVNPMAGCIPALIQLPFMYASFQFFPSAFELRQKSFLWADDLSSFDEVIKLPFHIPLYGDHISLFPVLAAIAIFFYMKMTSGDQQMAAPQQEGMPDMAQMMKIMIYVSPLMMLFFFNSYGAGLSLYNFISNLITIGIMIVIKKYFIDSDKIHAQIQENKLKAPKKPSKFQQKLQEAMEQAEAQKAQRNKK
- a CDS encoding DUF3820 family protein gives rise to the protein MENNQKQLIKLAHTKMPFGKYEGWHLIELPEYYVVWYNNKGFPKGELGQQLQLVYELKLNGLEDLIRNIKKKYPKPI
- a CDS encoding ABC transporter substrate-binding protein, giving the protein MNYLLKILVVVLLFTNTIVAQEITTATTSTNILQQEKPLVNQSKKLALLLPFNITKLQNDTVNTIADRLKKDKFLNMTLDFYSGAVMAIDSAKQLGISVDVSVFDSEENKNSSNVAKLIADNQLATFGAVIGPFYQANVEKTAEFLSANQVAVISPLSKELGKSYPNLFQTITSPNLIRSAIFDFMRSKKGNIIAVVDKKKVSVKKYILENQKDVRFAALDATGALNVLSLKGLLVKNKINYVVMETANTSMIKATMTALLSVQQWFNVQLVILETNETLNTDEIEFADLVKLKLMYPSMTRENSSTEAMLFEKNFKLINKVTPNSFAIRGFDVTFDALMRLSQPNGFMESANQVTEQVESKFDYFKNETGGFANKGWYILYYDADLTVKEAK